One Fibrobacter sp. UWB16 DNA window includes the following coding sequences:
- a CDS encoding DUF1846 domain-containing protein: MFKVGFDNDAYLKTQSEKIQERISKFGGKLYLEFGGKLFDDHHASRVLPGFAPDSKIRMLEKLKDKAEVIIAINAGDIEKNKVRGDLGITYDQDVLRLIDAFRGYGLYVSSVVLTRWQEQPSAVAYQKKLEGLGLKVYRHYPIAGYPSNIPLVVSDDGYGKNEFVETSRELVVVTAPGPGSGKMAVCLSQIYHENKRGVKAGYAKFETFPIWNIPLKHPVNLAYEAATADLNDVNMIDPFHLEAYGKTTINYNRDVEIFPVLNALFTRILGESPYKSPTDMGVNMAGNCIVDDAAVCEAANAEIIRRYYNTLCQVRKGNAEKDQVYKLELVMEQAHISAKDRKVAVAAVAKAEETNGPAVAIELNDGTIITGKTSSLLGASSAMLLDSLKHLAGIPDEVRLLSPMVIEPIQNLKTMQLGHKNPRLHMDEVLVALSVCALTDYNAKIALEKLPELRHCEVHSSVILSQVDVGVFRRLGVNLTSEPNYQTSKLYHG, translated from the coding sequence ATGTTTAAAGTTGGTTTTGATAACGATGCTTATCTAAAAACTCAATCTGAAAAAATTCAAGAACGTATCTCTAAATTTGGTGGAAAACTTTATCTTGAATTTGGTGGAAAACTTTTTGATGACCATCATGCAAGTCGCGTTTTGCCGGGCTTTGCTCCTGACTCCAAAATCCGCATGCTTGAAAAGCTCAAGGATAAGGCCGAAGTCATCATCGCCATCAATGCTGGCGACATCGAAAAGAACAAAGTTCGCGGCGACTTGGGCATTACCTACGATCAGGACGTCCTTCGCCTGATTGACGCTTTCCGCGGTTATGGCCTTTACGTGAGCAGTGTGGTGCTGACCCGCTGGCAAGAACAGCCGAGTGCTGTCGCTTACCAGAAAAAGCTCGAAGGTCTCGGACTCAAGGTCTATCGCCATTATCCGATTGCCGGTTATCCGAGCAACATCCCGCTCGTGGTGAGCGATGATGGTTATGGCAAGAATGAATTTGTTGAAACTTCTCGCGAACTCGTGGTGGTAACCGCTCCGGGTCCGGGTAGTGGAAAGATGGCTGTCTGCCTCTCGCAAATTTATCATGAAAACAAGCGCGGTGTCAAGGCTGGCTATGCCAAGTTTGAAACGTTCCCGATTTGGAACATCCCGCTCAAGCACCCGGTCAACCTTGCATACGAAGCTGCAACGGCCGACTTGAACGACGTGAACATGATTGACCCGTTCCATTTGGAAGCTTACGGCAAGACGACGATTAACTACAACCGCGACGTCGAAATTTTCCCGGTGTTGAACGCTCTCTTTACGCGCATCCTCGGTGAATCTCCGTACAAGAGCCCGACGGACATGGGCGTGAACATGGCTGGCAACTGCATCGTTGATGATGCCGCTGTTTGCGAAGCCGCTAATGCTGAAATCATCCGCCGTTATTACAATACGCTTTGCCAGGTCCGCAAGGGCAATGCCGAAAAGGATCAGGTATACAAGCTTGAACTTGTGATGGAACAGGCTCACATCAGCGCTAAGGACCGCAAGGTTGCTGTCGCCGCTGTGGCAAAGGCTGAAGAAACGAACGGTCCGGCAGTCGCTATTGAACTGAACGACGGTACGATTATTACGGGCAAGACTTCTTCGCTTCTCGGTGCATCTTCTGCTATGTTGCTCGATTCTCTCAAGCACTTGGCTGGCATCCCGGACGAAGTCCGCTTGCTTTCTCCGATGGTGATTGAACCGATTCAGAACCTCAAGACGATGCAGCTTGGTCACAAGAATCCGCGCTTGCACATGGACGAAGTCCTCGTGGCTCTCTCCGTTTGCGCTCTGACGGATTACAATGCAAAGATTGCGCTCGAAAAACTTCCGGAACTCCGCCATTGCGAAGTCCACTCCAGCGTGATTCTTTCGCAGGTTGACGTTGGTGTGTTCCGCCGCCTCGGTGTGAACCTCACGTCTGAACCGAATTATCAGACGAGCAAACTCTACCACGGGTAA
- a CDS encoding YkvA family protein, which produces MANGKVYDDVEVHDMNDMHRDRRSVKKGDEQNSAPVVWKALSVIIAMLAVVYDLSPIDAVPDTIPLFGWLDDVGFTVMAALNAYQQFAKDQNSMVVRLAKYVKWMMVAFIVLAGVAVGGLITAIIALVTH; this is translated from the coding sequence ATGGCTAATGGTAAAGTTTACGATGATGTTGAAGTTCACGATATGAACGATATGCATCGTGATAGGCGTAGTGTGAAAAAGGGGGATGAACAGAATAGCGCTCCTGTTGTCTGGAAAGCGCTTTCTGTAATTATTGCTATGCTTGCGGTGGTTTACGATTTGTCTCCGATTGATGCTGTTCCCGATACGATTCCGCTGTTTGGCTGGCTTGATGATGTTGGCTTTACGGTGATGGCCGCTCTCAATGCTTATCAGCAATTTGCCAAAGATCAGAATTCCATGGTTGTTCGTCTGGCGAAGTATGTCAAGTGGATGATGGTGGCTTTTATTGTGCTGGCGGGTGTTGCCGTTGGCGGTCTTATAACGGCGATAATCGCACTCGTTACGCACTAA
- a CDS encoding NAD(P)/FAD-dependent oxidoreductase: MFTYRYRELAVALEKKGEVRLALAKTLRVNPEEIFNLEVERFSLDSRRKGDLHWSYNVVFDLKRKVRATGNNARGLIESKREIRSLDAEPLKDTVAMASHVDVIGAGPSGLWAALHLLRKGFSVDIYEQGKQVEERFRDIRKFFVDRKFNAYSNVLFGEGGAGAFSDGKLNTRSRNLFSETVLKDMVDFGVDESVVTFAKPHIGTDKLVLMLRQVRAEIVRLGGHIHFNTSLEDIEIKDGRICAIKLREIPACAGMTSAGAGIAESHWQPCEALVLAVGHSARSVYEMLHARGVTLESKAFAMGVRVEHPQSLINMRQLGLNVDTRLTGAAEYFLATPTINKTSSAYSFCMCPGGVLVPCASEPGTLATNGMSYSRRNGAFANGAIAVPITAGAEGFDIPSSGSLFGGLDLQRKIETDAYNVGGKVYAAPAQTIKNFLAHREDKTLPKTTYPCGLVPSNLWDWMDKTICQSLAEGFQNFDRKIPGFINEGLIVAPETRTSSPLRITRNNETLESVNTQGLFVLGEGAGYAGGIVTSAADGVRLAHYAKKCK; this comes from the coding sequence ATGTTTACATATCGCTACAGAGAACTCGCTGTCGCCCTTGAAAAAAAAGGCGAAGTCCGTCTTGCGCTCGCCAAGACGCTCCGAGTGAATCCCGAAGAAATCTTCAATCTCGAAGTCGAACGCTTTTCGCTGGACTCCAGACGCAAAGGCGACTTGCACTGGTCCTATAATGTCGTTTTCGACCTGAAGCGCAAAGTCCGTGCGACGGGGAACAACGCCCGCGGGCTCATCGAATCCAAGCGCGAGATTCGCAGCCTCGATGCAGAACCGTTAAAAGACACTGTAGCGATGGCAAGCCACGTGGACGTGATTGGAGCAGGGCCTAGCGGTCTTTGGGCTGCGCTACATCTTTTGCGCAAAGGGTTCTCTGTCGACATCTACGAACAAGGTAAGCAAGTTGAAGAACGTTTTCGCGACATCCGCAAATTCTTTGTAGACCGCAAGTTCAACGCCTACAGTAACGTGCTATTTGGCGAAGGTGGAGCTGGTGCATTCAGCGATGGCAAGCTCAACACCCGCAGTCGCAACCTGTTCAGCGAAACCGTACTCAAGGACATGGTAGACTTTGGCGTTGACGAAAGCGTCGTCACATTTGCAAAGCCGCACATTGGTACAGACAAACTTGTACTCATGTTGCGTCAAGTCCGCGCCGAGATTGTCCGCCTCGGCGGGCATATCCATTTCAACACGAGCCTTGAAGATATTGAAATCAAGGATGGGCGAATTTGCGCAATCAAGCTAAGGGAGATTCCCGCATGCGCGGGAATGACAAGTGCGGGCGCAGGGATCGCGGAATCGCATTGGCAGCCGTGCGAAGCGCTGGTCCTTGCAGTCGGGCATTCCGCACGTAGCGTTTACGAGATGCTCCACGCTCGCGGCGTGACTCTCGAAAGCAAGGCGTTCGCCATGGGCGTCCGCGTTGAACACCCGCAGTCGCTCATCAACATGCGACAGCTCGGGCTGAACGTCGATACAAGACTCACCGGAGCCGCCGAATATTTCCTCGCCACGCCGACAATCAACAAGACTTCAAGCGCCTACAGCTTTTGCATGTGCCCCGGCGGAGTCCTTGTGCCATGTGCCTCAGAACCGGGAACGCTTGCGACAAATGGCATGAGCTATAGCCGACGCAACGGTGCATTCGCTAACGGGGCCATCGCCGTCCCAATTACTGCAGGCGCCGAAGGCTTTGACATTCCTTCAAGCGGTTCGCTTTTTGGCGGTCTCGACTTGCAACGAAAAATCGAAACAGACGCCTACAACGTCGGCGGAAAAGTTTACGCCGCTCCCGCGCAAACGATCAAGAACTTCCTCGCCCACCGCGAAGACAAAACGCTCCCCAAAACCACCTACCCTTGCGGACTCGTGCCAAGCAATCTGTGGGATTGGATGGACAAGACGATTTGTCAAAGTCTCGCCGAAGGCTTCCAAAATTTTGACCGCAAAATTCCGGGATTCATCAACGAAGGCCTGATTGTCGCCCCCGAAACGCGCACCAGTTCGCCGCTCCGCATCACGCGCAACAACGAAACACTCGAAAGCGTAAACACCCAAGGGCTCTTCGTCCTCGGCGAAGGAGCTGGCTACGCAGGCGGAATCGTCACCAGTGCCGCAGACGGCGTACGACTTGCACACTACGCCAAAAAATGCAAGTAA